The following proteins are co-located in the Longimicrobium terrae genome:
- a CDS encoding carboxypeptidase-like regulatory domain-containing protein yields the protein MRTKLALRPLLGAALLAAAIAPHAAAQTIHAAVVRGSSGEPLPEVLVRAQSEDGRTVGAGFTRLNGVAVLRLREAGTFRLVAQRGGYNDASVGTVRVGEDGDVTVPVRMTARPFSMDTVTVIAQLRSERGRQAFNRRRVMGEGVYLDNDYLLQRNPREVTDFLIGVPGIAMRPGREGAVPVSMRGTRCMVTLVDGRPVPALMQPVERDVVRQSMNRLTANPRGHVISDPAGRSLNRMVFPDDVVAIEVYREWSEVPLEYRQYAFTPQTPERCGAYLYWTGARW from the coding sequence ATGAGAACCAAGCTCGCACTCCGTCCGCTGCTCGGCGCCGCGCTGCTGGCCGCCGCCATCGCGCCGCACGCGGCCGCGCAGACCATTCACGCCGCGGTGGTGCGCGGGTCCAGCGGCGAGCCGCTGCCCGAGGTGCTGGTGCGCGCCCAGTCTGAGGACGGGCGCACTGTGGGCGCCGGGTTCACGCGGCTGAACGGCGTGGCGGTCCTGCGCCTGCGCGAGGCGGGAACGTTTCGCCTGGTGGCGCAGCGCGGCGGGTACAACGACGCGAGCGTGGGAACCGTGCGGGTGGGCGAGGACGGCGACGTGACCGTGCCCGTGCGCATGACGGCGCGGCCGTTCAGCATGGACACGGTGACGGTCATCGCCCAGCTGCGCAGCGAGCGCGGGCGGCAGGCCTTCAACCGGCGCCGGGTGATGGGCGAGGGCGTGTACCTGGACAACGACTATCTGCTGCAGCGCAACCCGCGCGAGGTGACGGACTTTCTGATCGGCGTGCCCGGCATCGCCATGCGCCCGGGCCGGGAGGGCGCCGTGCCCGTGAGCATGCGGGGCACTCGCTGCATGGTGACGCTGGTGGACGGCCGCCCCGTTCCCGCGCTCATGCAGCCGGTGGAGCGCGACGTGGTCCGCCAGAGCATGAACCGGCTGACGGCCAACCCCCGCGGCCACGTCATCTCCGATCCCGCGGGACGCTCGCTGAACCGCATGGTGTTTCCGGACGACGTGGTGGCCATCGAGGTGTACCGCGAGTGGAGCGAGGTGCCGCTGGAATACCGGCAGTACGCGTTCACGCCGCAGACGCCGGAACGCTGCGGCGCCTACCTGTACTGGACCGGCGCGCGCTGGTAG
- a CDS encoding DUF5723 family protein has product MTKNVACAALAAVLAAAPLSAQVPLSSRALGMGGAYIGVARGQESLYQNPANLGLPNSPHWSVSFPTLALGAQSVGVTPGQVWDLVNYNDLDDAERQEILDDIPSDGTGVEGYLRAPLISMQIRRLAFGVTYGIQGEHSINKSLVDLVLNGFDQSKLAQYNIQNTAGSRASFWDFHAGYGTRVGPLALGATGHYFLPRDRVRSAFVNQRTVFNNAVPTDVEVTYAGLQAKGGNGYGLDLGAAMEPIPGLTLGVAVDNVVNTMKWNDDNMRIRSVTLNSADYDDGDPEAILARYEDSETEFDLDATTVSPAINALAQSLRGDLELAMPTTLRVGGAYVLPTRTTIGASYTSELGDASPVSALWRNQLSLGVQQKLPIITLRAGVATDGESGNMLSGGVSLGPIQFGIARLHTGKDNDERNGWVSTISLSGRADTTMP; this is encoded by the coding sequence ATGACCAAGAACGTTGCATGCGCCGCGCTGGCCGCGGTGCTCGCCGCCGCGCCGCTTTCGGCGCAGGTCCCGCTTTCCTCGCGCGCTCTGGGCATGGGCGGCGCGTACATCGGCGTGGCGCGCGGCCAGGAGTCGCTGTACCAGAACCCCGCCAACCTGGGCCTGCCCAACAGCCCGCACTGGTCGGTCTCCTTCCCCACCCTGGCGCTGGGCGCGCAGTCCGTGGGCGTGACGCCCGGGCAGGTGTGGGACCTGGTGAACTACAACGACCTGGACGACGCCGAGCGGCAGGAGATCCTGGACGACATCCCCAGCGACGGCACCGGCGTGGAGGGCTACCTGCGCGCGCCGCTGATCTCCATGCAGATCCGCCGCCTGGCGTTCGGCGTCACGTACGGCATCCAGGGCGAGCACAGCATCAACAAGAGCCTGGTGGACCTGGTGCTGAACGGCTTTGACCAGAGCAAGCTGGCGCAGTACAACATCCAGAACACGGCGGGCTCGCGCGCCTCGTTCTGGGACTTTCACGCCGGCTACGGAACCCGCGTGGGCCCGCTGGCCCTGGGCGCCACCGGCCACTACTTCCTGCCGCGCGACCGCGTGCGCTCCGCCTTCGTCAACCAGCGCACCGTCTTCAACAACGCGGTCCCCACCGACGTGGAAGTGACGTACGCCGGCCTGCAGGCCAAGGGCGGCAACGGCTACGGGCTGGACCTGGGCGCGGCCATGGAGCCCATTCCGGGGCTCACGCTGGGCGTGGCGGTGGACAACGTCGTCAACACCATGAAGTGGAACGACGACAACATGCGCATCCGCTCGGTGACGCTCAACAGCGCCGACTACGACGACGGCGACCCCGAGGCGATCCTGGCGCGCTACGAGGACAGCGAGACGGAGTTCGACCTGGACGCCACCACCGTCTCGCCGGCCATCAACGCTCTGGCGCAGTCGCTGCGCGGCGACCTGGAGCTGGCCATGCCGACCACCCTGCGCGTGGGCGGCGCGTACGTGCTCCCCACCCGCACCACCATCGGCGCCTCGTACACGTCGGAGCTGGGCGACGCCTCGCCGGTGAGCGCGCTGTGGCGCAACCAGCTCAGCCTGGGCGTGCAGCAGAAGCTGCCCATCATCACCCTGCGCGCGGGCGTGGCCACGGACGGCGAAAGCGGCAACATGCTGTCCGGCGGCGTTTCGCTGGGGCCCATCCAGTTCGGCATCGCCCGCCTGCACACCGGCAAGGACAACGACGAGCGCAACGGCTGGGTGAGCACCATCTCCCTCAGCGGCCGCGCCGACACCACCATGCCCTGA
- a CDS encoding alpha/beta fold hydrolase, translating to MVDGRISAPRSGRVGAAVAVAALAGAGVVMALPARPAPPVPGDRRETVFLVHGMGRTPVSMLLLRRRLERDGYRVVNWGYWRSTGSVRDLSARLAREVAAQRGDAAAIHFVGHSLGNIIVRCLLAHETPGPVGRIVMLAPPNQGSAKADRYASLVGWLLPMIHELRTDPASTARTLALPDSVDVGIIAGTLDGKVRVAETHLDGARDHITVRSAHSFIMNRRDVHALIVGFLRDGAFSASGEAPAIR from the coding sequence ATGGTTGATGGACGGATTTCCGCGCCGCGGTCCGGCAGGGTGGGCGCGGCGGTGGCCGTGGCGGCGCTGGCCGGCGCGGGCGTGGTGATGGCTCTTCCCGCGCGGCCCGCGCCCCCGGTGCCGGGCGACCGGCGCGAGACGGTGTTTCTGGTGCACGGCATGGGGCGCACGCCCGTTTCCATGCTGCTGCTGCGCCGCCGGCTGGAGCGCGACGGCTACCGCGTGGTCAACTGGGGCTACTGGCGGTCGACGGGGAGCGTGCGCGACCTCTCCGCGCGGCTGGCGCGCGAGGTGGCGGCGCAGCGCGGCGACGCGGCGGCCATCCACTTCGTGGGGCACAGCCTGGGCAACATCATCGTGCGGTGCCTGCTGGCGCACGAGACGCCGGGGCCGGTGGGGCGCATCGTGATGCTCGCGCCGCCCAACCAGGGCTCGGCCAAGGCGGACCGCTACGCCTCGCTGGTGGGCTGGCTGCTGCCGATGATCCACGAGCTGCGCACCGATCCCGCCAGCACCGCGCGCACGCTGGCGCTCCCCGACAGCGTGGACGTGGGGATTATCGCCGGCACGCTGGACGGCAAGGTGCGCGTGGCCGAAACGCACCTGGACGGCGCGCGCGACCACATCACCGTTCGTTCCGCGCACAGCTTCATCATGAACCGCCGCGACGTCCATGCGCTGATCGTCGGATTCCTGCGCGACGGCGCCTTTTCGGCCAGCGGGGAAGCACCCGCCATCCGCTGA